In one window of Cytophagaceae bacterium ABcell3 DNA:
- a CDS encoding GspE/PulE family protein, whose translation MATLFYAAMNQEFLEIKTELVQLLSSEQAWKYRIIPKESSVTSIIFFSDLQPDNNLLEELEMLFGKFISIEVVDSDFFQKSLGKYYRKEESSSKLSFSGNSEDFVYQLILEAKNFKSSDIHIEVYEDVCRVRVRIDGMLTERCFLEKKDYPSLVNKIKIMSNLDIAEKRLPQDGRIFFNYKKNRFDIRVSVLPTLHGEKIVMRLLSNDATNIDINKLGFSPKDLNNYLEGAKRPHGLLLISGPTGSGKTTTLYATLKLLNEVKRNIVTIEDPIEYTLEGINQVQLKEALGLTFGSALRTFLRQDPDVIMVGEIRDADTATMAIRASLTGHLVLSTIHTNSAWGTVSRLVDMGIPSFLVASTLNTSVAQRLVKILCNNCKSKAEFSDDLYPASFKPPKNIAFHYRPIGCSECHYTGYKGRKAVYEVITVDFVLSERIKSGTFSISDYLKEKGIKTLGENAFELFEEGLTTVEEIYPLLINY comes from the coding sequence ATGGCTACTTTATTTTATGCAGCAATGAATCAAGAGTTCCTCGAAATAAAAACTGAATTGGTTCAGCTATTATCCTCTGAGCAGGCATGGAAATACCGGATTATTCCTAAAGAAAGTTCGGTGACATCTATCATTTTTTTTTCCGATCTACAACCGGACAATAATTTACTTGAAGAACTTGAAATGCTTTTTGGCAAGTTTATTTCAATAGAGGTTGTTGATAGTGACTTTTTTCAAAAGTCTCTAGGCAAGTACTATAGAAAGGAAGAGTCGTCTTCTAAACTCAGTTTTTCCGGGAATTCAGAAGATTTTGTCTATCAGCTTATTTTAGAAGCGAAAAATTTCAAAAGTAGTGATATCCATATTGAAGTCTATGAAGATGTTTGCAGAGTGCGGGTTAGGATTGATGGCATGCTTACTGAACGATGTTTTCTTGAAAAGAAAGACTACCCTTCTTTGGTCAATAAGATTAAGATAATGTCTAATCTTGATATTGCAGAGAAAAGGCTGCCTCAGGATGGAAGGATATTCTTCAACTATAAAAAGAACAGATTTGATATACGGGTATCTGTTTTGCCTACGCTGCATGGCGAAAAGATTGTAATGCGTTTGTTAAGCAATGACGCAACCAATATCGATATAAATAAGCTTGGGTTTTCTCCTAAAGATTTAAATAACTATTTAGAAGGAGCGAAACGCCCTCATGGCCTGCTGTTAATCAGTGGCCCTACAGGATCTGGCAAAACCACCACTTTGTATGCTACTTTAAAACTGCTGAATGAAGTTAAAAGGAATATAGTAACTATTGAGGATCCTATTGAATACACGCTGGAAGGTATAAATCAAGTTCAGTTAAAAGAAGCACTTGGCTTGACCTTTGGGAGTGCGTTACGTACTTTTTTGCGTCAAGACCCAGATGTGATAATGGTTGGTGAAATAAGGGATGCAGATACGGCCACCATGGCTATTAGGGCATCTTTGACAGGCCACCTTGTGCTGTCTACTATTCACACAAACTCTGCATGGGGAACTGTGTCTAGGCTTGTTGATATGGGTATCCCTTCTTTTTTAGTGGCCAGTACCCTAAACACTTCTGTTGCACAGCGTTTGGTGAAAATTCTGTGCAACAACTGTAAAAGCAAAGCAGAATTTTCTGATGATTTATATCCTGCCAGTTTTAAACCTCCTAAAAATATAGCTTTTCATTATAGGCCAATCGGTTGTAGTGAGTGTCATTATACAGGTTACAAAGGGCGTAAGGCTGTTTATGAAGTAATTACTGTGGACTTTGTCTTATCGGAACGGATTAAAAGTGGAACTTTTAGTATTTCTGACTATCTGAAAGAAAAAGGCATTAAAACTCTTGGAGAAAATGCTTTTGAGCTTTTTGAAGAAGGTTTAACAACAGTTGAAGAGATTTATCCTTTATTAATAAACTACTAG